CAGGTTTGGAACCAACCCGTTTACTCATATAAATATGTTTATTTTAATCCGGTCACATTAGAGCAAACTGATTCACTCCAAGATGCCATGATTCCACGTAAATCTTATAAAAACGATAAATTCAAAAAATATCGTTCATCTAAAGCCACCCATTATGTGGGCATAGCAATGGATGTTGTTTATGTTTCGTTAGTAGGAAATTCTACAAGTGATGTTGACTCTCCCGCTCACGACCAAATGACTGAAGTGAAATATCTTTATGATCTTGAACTTGATGAAAGTGGAAATATTATTGGTGGTGAATGGTACAACAATCGTCACCCGGATTTTATATGGGTTCCTGCTAAAGGGGTATTTCCACGAACAGCAGCCGATGCTCAAATTGCATTATCAGAATGGGACGGCAGCACGGCTCTACCAACTAAGTGGCAAGAGTTAGCCCGAGCAAATGCAAGATCAGGAAAAATATTAAGCTCAATTGTTGAAGTTTTATTTAACAGAGCACAAAGGTGAAAAATGTCTTTAACAAGGAGAGGATTATGAAACTACCAAATCTAAAAAACCAAGACGGCGCACTCGGTTGGGCAGCACTATGGTTACTTGGAATACCTATTCCAATTTTAATTATTTTGTTTTTAATCCGCGGTGGAACATAAAAAAATAATTTAAATGGGGACGAAAGTCCCCATTGTTTTATTTAAAATATTTCACGCTTTCATCTTGGCGAGGATAACTTCCAGTTATTCGCGTAATAACGGTCTCTAATACTCTAAAAAAATTAATGCGATTTAAAAGACCATTTAACCAACCTGTTGTAATGCAATATTGACTCTCAAAAGGGGGCGTATGGTGAATGCGATGATGTTGAGGAGATAAAAATAATTTATACTTTTGGAGTACAATAACCCACTGGGGTGGGTTTTTTGTATGAGCCCATTTATGAATCTGATTTGTAAACATCACCCACAAAACCATAAACAACAGACTTGATACCAAAAACAAAACCCATACTTTATCTAGGGGAATGAGCAATGCTGTAATCAAAACAGGAAGTGAAACCATGCAACTTGCCAGTCAACCGAACCCCAAGTGTCAGCGGCCCAATGTACAAATCCCGATATAAAATCGGCCGCAATTATTCCAACAAGAAAAGATACACCCACTACCCACAAAGTATTTGGCGTGACATGAGTTCTGATTCGTAAAAAAAGTGCAACTGATAGAATTGTGAAAATCAAAACACTCAGACATTCTATAAGCCATTGTGTACGAGAGTAACCGGCAGCCAAAGTCTTAAGATCATGTGAATTATTAGCCATGAAAAATTGTAATGAGTGCGGCAACATAAAGGCAAAAAGAAAATTGACAACCTAAGCAAAAAAGTCACAATGCCCCTATGGCAGAGAACAAAAAAGACAAAACAACTCTAATCACTTTTCTATCAATCTCAGCACTGTTTTTAATGCTGTTTATGTGGATGATACTTCCCTACACATTAGCCGTAGTTATGGGGGGAGTTCTTGCCGTATTACTCACTCCACTTTATGAAAAATTACTAAAAAAGAAGATAAAACCGAAATATGCATCTTTCATAATAACTCTTCTACTTACAGTTTTAATCTTAGGCCCTCTAACAGGGCTTACTATATTAGCTGTGAAACAAGGCGTAACAGTCGGAGAAAGTCTTGCAGAATCTGAAGAATTCTCCTACGACGCTATTTCTGAAAAAGCCGTTAACCTACCCATGATCGATGCGATTATTGGTGATCAAGCTGCAGTTGAAAAAACATTAAAAAGTAGCTTTAAAAATGCAGGCAAAACCTTAAGTGGTGGCATTTTAGCGTTGATTACAAAAGCACCTGAGCTAACATTGCAACTTGTCTTGGCTTTAATTGCGCTGTTTTTCTTTTTAATCGACGGAAGAAAGTTTGTTGCCTGGATATTTGAAAAAATCCCAATGGATCAAGACGTCGAAGTTAAATTGATTGAATCGTTTAATAATATTTCAGTTTCAGTGGTTTTTGCCACATTGGCAGCTGCTGGCGCACAAGCGACGATGATGCTTATTGCTTTTTTAGTACTACAAGTTCCAGGAGCATTTTTCGCAGCAGGAGTCACTTTTGTATTAGCTTGGATCCCCATGGTTGGCAGTACTCCTGTTTGGGTTGCAGGTATGATCTATCTTTATTATAAAGGCAGTATCACCAAAGTCATCATCATGTTGGTCCTCGGATTTCTTACTACACTTGTCGATAATTTTGTTCGCCCGTTGGTACTACAGGGTCGTGGGAATATTCACCCATTACTTAGTTTAGTGGCAATTTTTGGTGGCATCGTCATGTTTGGAATTGTAGGGGTATTTATTGGGCCTATAATCGCAGCAGTTTTAGTTCAGCTCTTTGAAATATGGCCCGTTGTTGCTCATCGCTTTGGTCTCATGCGCGATAATGGAGTGAAATGAGCTCTGTTAATTATAAAAAAGCCCTTTTGCATTTATCTAAAGCTGACAAGAAACTCGGAAAGCTAATTAAAAAAGCGGGTCCGTGTGATTTAGAAATTGAAACCAAAGTAAATCCCTACGGCGCACTCATGCGTTCTATCGTCTATCAACAGCTTCATGGTGCTGCGGCT
The genomic region above belongs to Oligoflexia bacterium and contains:
- a CDS encoding AI-2E family transporter, which encodes MAENKKDKTTLITFLSISALFLMLFMWMILPYTLAVVMGGVLAVLLTPLYEKLLKKKIKPKYASFIITLLLTVLILGPLTGLTILAVKQGVTVGESLAESEEFSYDAISEKAVNLPMIDAIIGDQAAVEKTLKSSFKNAGKTLSGGILALITKAPELTLQLVLALIALFFFLIDGRKFVAWIFEKIPMDQDVEVKLIESFNNISVSVVFATLAAAGAQATMMLIAFLVLQVPGAFFAAGVTFVLAWIPMVGSTPVWVAGMIYLYYKGSITKVIIMLVLGFLTTLVDNFVRPLVLQGRGNIHPLLSLVAIFGGIVMFGIVGVFIGPIIAAVLVQLFEIWPVVAHRFGLMRDNGVK